One window of Carassius carassius unplaced genomic scaffold, fCarCar2.1 SCAFFOLD_107, whole genome shotgun sequence genomic DNA carries:
- the LOC132134035 gene encoding uncharacterized protein LOC132134035 isoform X2: protein MSPEAALCVLSGLPAAGKSRLARELRERAQARGWRTLLVTYDDLIPAGDWRQSEWKQYRKTVLMCLERFLHQTLSDQTHTLSDKTHTLSDQTHTLSDQTHTLSDQTHTLSDQTHTLSDQTHTLSDQTHTLSDQTHTLSDQTHTLSDQTHTLSDQTHTLSDQTHTLSDQTHSLSDQTHTLSDQTHTLSDQTHTLSDQTHTLSDQTHTLSDQTHTLSDQTHTLSDQTHTLSDQTHTLSDQTHTLSDQTHTLSDQTHSLSDQTHTLSDQTHTLSDQTHTLSDQTHTLSDQTHTLSDQTHTLSDQTHTLSDQTHTLSDQTHTLSDQTHTLSDQTHTLSDQTHTLSDQTHTLSDQTHTLSDQTHTLSDQTHTLSDQTHTLSDQTHTLSDQTHTLSDQTHTLSDQTHTLSDQTHTLSDQTHTLSDQTHTLSDQTHTLSDQTHTLSDQTHTLSEADGVWMRFEQMRQQQSVSHIHTLTHSQPLVVLLDDNFYYQSMRYQIQQLARKYGVGFCQVFLQCPLHVCLQRNRCRPQSVPDEVLLQMCERMEPPNEIRNPWEQQSLTLDSADDIADEHIQKLMDLLVSALENPLSPVQDESQQKEADRRLCASSALHQADQTCRRLVSQTVASARGQASPDVMKALAKALIELKTVFLQELKKDVLHRVSVFPEEPVDVEKLLVDVSAAFQRRLHEIQCKHTTA from the exons tctgAATGGAAGCAGTACAGGAAGACTGTTCTGATGTGTCTGGAGAGATTCCTTCATCAGACTCTCTCGGATCAGACTCACACGCTCTCAGATAAGACTCACactctctccgatcagactcacacgctctccgatcagactcacacgctctccgatcagactcacacgctctccgatcagactcacacgctctccgatcagactcacacgctctccgatcagactcacacgctctccgatcagactcacacactctccgatcagactcacactctctcagatcagactcacacgctctccgatcagactcacacgctctccgatcagactcacacgctctccgatcagactcacagtctctccgatcagactcacacactctccgatcagactcacacactctccgatcagactcacacactctccgatcagactcacacgctctccgatcagactcacactctctccgatcagactcacacactctccgatcagactcacacactctccgatcagactcacactctctcagatcagactcacacgctctccgatcagactcacacgctctccgatcagactcacacgctctccgatcagactcacagtctctccgatcagactcacacactctccgatcagactcacacactctccgatcagactcacacgctctccgatcagactcacacgctctccgatcagactcacactctctccgatcagactcacactctctccgatcagactcacacactctcagatcagactcacactctctccgatcagactcacactctctcagatcagactcacacgctctccgatcagactcacacactctccgatcagactcacacgctctccgatcagactcacacgctctccgatcagactcacactctctccgatcagactcacacactctccgatcagactcacacactctccgatcagactcacacactctccgatcagactcacacgctctccgatcagactcacactctctccgatcagactcacacactctcagatcagactcacactctctcagatcagactcacacactctccgatcagactcacacgctctccgatcagactcacacactctccgatcagactcacacgctctccgatcagactcacacactctccgatcagactcacacactctctgagGCTGATGGAGTCTGGATGAGGTTTGAGCAGATGCGGCAGCAGCAGAGcgtctctcacatacacacactcacacactcgcagCCGCTCGTGGTTCTGCTGGACGATAACTTCTACTACCAGAGCATGAGATACCAGATCCAGCAGCTGGCCAGGAAGT ATGGCGTGGGTTTCTGTCAGGTGTTTCTCCAGTGTCCGCTGCACGTGTGTCTCCAGAGGAACCGGTGCAGACCTCAGTCTGTTCCTGATGAAGTTCTGCTGCAGATGTGTGAGCGAATGGAGCCTCCGAACGAGATCAGAAACCCCTGGGAGCAGCAGAGCCTGACACTGGACAGCGCAGATGACATCGCAGACGAACACAT ACAGAAGCTGATGGACTTGCTGGTGTCTGCGCTGGAAAACCCTTTGAGCCCCGTCCAGGACGAGTCGCAGCAGAAG GAGGCTGACAGACGGCTCTGTGCGTCCAGCGCTCTTCATCAGGCGGATCAGACGTGCAGACGACTGGTTTCTCAGACGGTGGCTTCAGCTCGCG GCCAGGCATCTCCAGACGTGATGAAGGCTCTGGCTAAAGCACTGATCGAGCTGAAGACTGTGTTCCTGCAGGAGCTGAAGAAGGATGTTCTCCATCGTGTCTCAGTTTTCCCAGAGGAGCCCGTCGATGTGGAGAAGCTTCTGGTGGACGTGTCTGCGGCGTTCCAGCGACGCTTGCATGAGATCCAGTGCAAACACACGACCGCTTGA
- the LOC132134035 gene encoding uncharacterized protein LOC132134035 isoform X1 yields MSPEAALCVLSGLPAAGKSRLARELRERAQARGWRTLLVTYDDLIPAGDWRQSEWKQYRKTVLMCLERFLHQTLSDQTHTLSDKTHTLSDQTHTLSDQTHTLSDQTHTLSDQTHTLSDQTHTLSDQTHTLSDQTHTLSDQTHTLSDQTHTLSDQTHTLSDQTHTLSDQTHSLSDQTHTLSDQTHTLSDQTHTLSDQTHTLSDQTHTLSDQTHTLSDQTHTLSDQTHTLSDQTHTLSDQTHTLSDQTHTLSDQTHSLSDQTHTLSDQTHTLSDQTHTLSDQTHTLSDQTHTLSDQTHTLSDQTHTLSDQTHTLSDQTHTLSDQTHTLSDQTHTLSDQTHTLSDQTHTLSDQTHTLSDQTHTLSDQTHTLSDQTHTLSDQTHTLSDQTHTLSDQTHTLSDQTHTLSDQTHTLSDQTHTLSDQTHTLSDQTHTLSDQTHTLSDQTHTLSEADGVWMRFEQMRQQQSVSHIHTLTHSQPLVVLLDDNFYYQSMRYQIQQLARKYGVGFCQVFLQCPLHVCLQRNRCRPQSVPDEVLLQMCERMEPPNEIRNPWEQQSLTLDSADDIADEHIQKLMDLLVSALENPLSPVQDESQQKEADRRLCASSALHQADQTCRRLVSQTVASAREGQASPDVMKALAKALIELKTVFLQELKKDVLHRVSVFPEEPVDVEKLLVDVSAAFQRRLHEIQCKHTTA; encoded by the exons tctgAATGGAAGCAGTACAGGAAGACTGTTCTGATGTGTCTGGAGAGATTCCTTCATCAGACTCTCTCGGATCAGACTCACACGCTCTCAGATAAGACTCACactctctccgatcagactcacacgctctccgatcagactcacacgctctccgatcagactcacacgctctccgatcagactcacacgctctccgatcagactcacacgctctccgatcagactcacacgctctccgatcagactcacacactctccgatcagactcacactctctcagatcagactcacacgctctccgatcagactcacacgctctccgatcagactcacacgctctccgatcagactcacagtctctccgatcagactcacacactctccgatcagactcacacactctccgatcagactcacacactctccgatcagactcacacgctctccgatcagactcacactctctccgatcagactcacacactctccgatcagactcacacactctccgatcagactcacactctctcagatcagactcacacgctctccgatcagactcacacgctctccgatcagactcacacgctctccgatcagactcacagtctctccgatcagactcacacactctccgatcagactcacacactctccgatcagactcacacgctctccgatcagactcacacgctctccgatcagactcacactctctccgatcagactcacactctctccgatcagactcacacactctcagatcagactcacactctctccgatcagactcacactctctcagatcagactcacacgctctccgatcagactcacacactctccgatcagactcacacgctctccgatcagactcacacgctctccgatcagactcacactctctccgatcagactcacacactctccgatcagactcacacactctccgatcagactcacacactctccgatcagactcacacgctctccgatcagactcacactctctccgatcagactcacacactctcagatcagactcacactctctcagatcagactcacacactctccgatcagactcacacgctctccgatcagactcacacactctccgatcagactcacacgctctccgatcagactcacacactctccgatcagactcacacactctctgagGCTGATGGAGTCTGGATGAGGTTTGAGCAGATGCGGCAGCAGCAGAGcgtctctcacatacacacactcacacactcgcagCCGCTCGTGGTTCTGCTGGACGATAACTTCTACTACCAGAGCATGAGATACCAGATCCAGCAGCTGGCCAGGAAGT ATGGCGTGGGTTTCTGTCAGGTGTTTCTCCAGTGTCCGCTGCACGTGTGTCTCCAGAGGAACCGGTGCAGACCTCAGTCTGTTCCTGATGAAGTTCTGCTGCAGATGTGTGAGCGAATGGAGCCTCCGAACGAGATCAGAAACCCCTGGGAGCAGCAGAGCCTGACACTGGACAGCGCAGATGACATCGCAGACGAACACAT ACAGAAGCTGATGGACTTGCTGGTGTCTGCGCTGGAAAACCCTTTGAGCCCCGTCCAGGACGAGTCGCAGCAGAAG GAGGCTGACAGACGGCTCTGTGCGTCCAGCGCTCTTCATCAGGCGGATCAGACGTGCAGACGACTGGTTTCTCAGACGGTGGCTTCAGCTCGCG AAGGCCAGGCATCTCCAGACGTGATGAAGGCTCTGGCTAAAGCACTGATCGAGCTGAAGACTGTGTTCCTGCAGGAGCTGAAGAAGGATGTTCTCCATCGTGTCTCAGTTTTCCCAGAGGAGCCCGTCGATGTGGAGAAGCTTCTGGTGGACGTGTCTGCGGCGTTCCAGCGACGCTTGCATGAGATCCAGTGCAAACACACGACCGCTTGA
- the LOC132134035 gene encoding uncharacterized protein LOC132134035 isoform X3, whose product MSPEAALCVLSGLPAAGKSRLARELRERAQARGWRTLLVTYDDLIPAGDWRQSEWKQYRKTVLMCLERFLHQTLSDQTHTLSDQTHTLSDQTHTLSDQTHTLSDQTHTLSDQTHSLSDQTHTLSDQTHTLSDQTHTLSDQTHTLSDQTHTLSDQTHTLSDQTHTLSDQTHTLSDQTHTLSDQTHTLSDQTHTLSDQTHSLSDQTHTLSDQTHTLSDQTHTLSDQTHTLSDQTHTLSDQTHTLSDQTHTLSDQTHTLSDQTHTLSDQTHTLSDQTHTLSDQTHTLSDQTHTLSDQTHTLSDQTHTLSDQTHTLSDQTHTLSDQTHTLSDQTHTLSDQTHTLSDQTHTLSDQTHTLSDQTHTLSDQTHTLSDQTHTLSDQTHTLSDQTHTLSEADGVWMRFEQMRQQQSVSHIHTLTHSQPLVVLLDDNFYYQSMRYQIQQLARKYGVGFCQVFLQCPLHVCLQRNRCRPQSVPDEVLLQMCERMEPPNEIRNPWEQQSLTLDSADDIADEHIQKLMDLLVSALENPLSPVQDESQQKEADRRLCASSALHQADQTCRRLVSQTVASAREGQASPDVMKALAKALIELKTVFLQELKKDVLHRVSVFPEEPVDVEKLLVDVSAAFQRRLHEIQCKHTTA is encoded by the exons tctgAATGGAAGCAGTACAGGAAGACTGTTCTGATGTGTCTGGAGAGATTCCTTCATCAGACTCTCTC cgatcagactcacacactctccgatcagactcacactctctcagatcagactcacacgctctccgatcagactcacacgctctccgatcagactcacacgctctccgatcagactcacagtctctccgatcagactcacacactctccgatcagactcacacactctccgatcagactcacacactctccgatcagactcacacgctctccgatcagactcacactctctccgatcagactcacacactctccgatcagactcacacactctccgatcagactcacactctctcagatcagactcacacgctctccgatcagactcacacgctctccgatcagactcacacgctctccgatcagactcacagtctctccgatcagactcacacactctccgatcagactcacacactctccgatcagactcacacgctctccgatcagactcacacgctctccgatcagactcacactctctccgatcagactcacactctctccgatcagactcacacactctcagatcagactcacactctctccgatcagactcacactctctcagatcagactcacacgctctccgatcagactcacacactctccgatcagactcacacgctctccgatcagactcacacgctctccgatcagactcacactctctccgatcagactcacacactctccgatcagactcacacactctccgatcagactcacacactctccgatcagactcacacgctctccgatcagactcacactctctccgatcagactcacacactctcagatcagactcacactctctcagatcagactcacacactctccgatcagactcacacgctctccgatcagactcacacactctccgatcagactcacacgctctccgatcagactcacacactctccgatcagactcacacactctctgagGCTGATGGAGTCTGGATGAGGTTTGAGCAGATGCGGCAGCAGCAGAGcgtctctcacatacacacactcacacactcgcagCCGCTCGTGGTTCTGCTGGACGATAACTTCTACTACCAGAGCATGAGATACCAGATCCAGCAGCTGGCCAGGAAGT ATGGCGTGGGTTTCTGTCAGGTGTTTCTCCAGTGTCCGCTGCACGTGTGTCTCCAGAGGAACCGGTGCAGACCTCAGTCTGTTCCTGATGAAGTTCTGCTGCAGATGTGTGAGCGAATGGAGCCTCCGAACGAGATCAGAAACCCCTGGGAGCAGCAGAGCCTGACACTGGACAGCGCAGATGACATCGCAGACGAACACAT ACAGAAGCTGATGGACTTGCTGGTGTCTGCGCTGGAAAACCCTTTGAGCCCCGTCCAGGACGAGTCGCAGCAGAAG GAGGCTGACAGACGGCTCTGTGCGTCCAGCGCTCTTCATCAGGCGGATCAGACGTGCAGACGACTGGTTTCTCAGACGGTGGCTTCAGCTCGCG AAGGCCAGGCATCTCCAGACGTGATGAAGGCTCTGGCTAAAGCACTGATCGAGCTGAAGACTGTGTTCCTGCAGGAGCTGAAGAAGGATGTTCTCCATCGTGTCTCAGTTTTCCCAGAGGAGCCCGTCGATGTGGAGAAGCTTCTGGTGGACGTGTCTGCGGCGTTCCAGCGACGCTTGCATGAGATCCAGTGCAAACACACGACCGCTTGA